Sequence from the Phragmites australis chromosome 6, lpPhrAust1.1, whole genome shotgun sequence genome:
TCTGTGTCATTACTTGGTAATCTTTGCAAACAACATTGCCATAACATTTGCCTTGTATAACCGTTGTTAATCACCTGTTTCTTAGTGAACCAGTTAGTAAATAGTCTAGTACCATCAGCTTCAAACCAGCCAAAGGAGAACCCCGTTGTTCCTTCAATTTCGGAGCCGTAATGGTGTCTCCAACCTTGCACCATGTTGCTCGTGGTCATTGTGTTGCTCTGCTCCTTCCTTCCATTTGTCTACTTCTTTGTTTTGTATCGTTCCATGGATAGATTAGTCGATGTTCTTGATTTTGCGTTGTCTTGCTAATGGAACACACCTTGGACTCCCATGCAAGGTTGCTACAATCCAAAATGTAGAGGTGTGGTTTCCTGCCACTGCAACTTGTTCTAAAGATTAGAATATTAAAGGCCCATAAGTCCATAACAAACTTGTAGTGGTTTTGAATTATGTTCTTTACTTGATACCTAATCCTCATGAAGTAGTGAACCTGCCAGGATCCTGAGGCGGGAGGCTACTTGTTTTATTTTAAGGATCATTTTCTTGCTTTCTGAATGCAGTGGATCCGTGGATCCGTGGAACGATACACTTGGTCCAAAGTTTTGACCTAGATACTGCCGCGGATCCGTGGGTTGTCTTGCGCGGTACTGTACATCAAAATcgatgcattttttttaactgCGATCGAAGTCATTAGGATTCCCACTTGCGGTCATCTTTAAATTCTTGAGATTATACTATAATCCTTGCTGTAAGATGACTATGATAGTACTCAGTGCTCTGGTTACTTCTTCACGTTGTGCACTTGCTGCCTAGACAAACACCGTCCCGGTTCCCTTGCGAAATGGTTCACATTGCGCTATACTGTGTCCAATACTGTCTTAACGGATGAAAGTGAATAGATGTGGCCCCCTTGAAGCATCTAATTAGATCCTGCATAAATATACGCATAATTCAATTTTCTTTGCCCTTGCTCTGGAGTAAATTGTGAATGTCAATCGCTGATCATGTCGACTATATCTTATCTTATGGACCGAATCCTGAACCTAAAACTCGCCCCTCATCAAGCCACGTTGACAGCAAAACGAGACTGTCGGATAAGCCAGTAAAGAAGGAAAGCCATCCGATGTAAACTATGAGCGTCTTCACGAGTGTTCCGTCCGCAGCTCAGCTTCGCCTTCCCACGCCGCCCCGCTCCCTCCTTCACCACTGGATCATAAGATAAGATATAGTCGACATCACGGTGACTTCGTCGCTGACGCGTGAGCCTAACTCATGCATCAACGACGACACACTACATCGGGATCCTCGTCCTTTGTCACCACCTCTCCTAGCGCACAACTGCCACCGCCACCTCTACCGCCACCCCCACCCCTCTCCAAGCGCGACCTGTAGCTACTGCTCCACTATGCCCTCCCATCCTTCAAAATATTTGTCAATTCCCACCGTCTCGCCTTTTTTCCAACGCACCACCCAACCGTCATTGTCGTTCCCAACCTACCTTCCGTCCACTCCGCCGCGTCTTCCCGGCTGCCACCACCGCTTTCTcccccttcccccccccccccacctcctcTCCGTTCTGCCTCCTCCTTCCACCACCTATACCGACACATCTGGATCTGGCACCTCCCTCCACAACAACGTCTGCCTCCGCGCGGCGGCCATGGGCGACCTGGCCAGCACCGACGCTGCCCTCCCCTTCTTCCCACTGGCCCCGACgctgccgcggccgccgcggcccgGCCACACGCGCCACCGGAAGAGCAGGAGCAGGGCCAGCGGCTGGAGCATGGCGAGGAGCCGCCGTAGCACGAGCAGCACACTCAGCCGCCTGCATGCTCCCTGCCATCCTCGTAACCACCGGCTCCCTTCCCTCCTAAAAGTTATCAAGCCTATCAACAGGCAGTTGCGTGAAAAATCGATCAAAGACTAAGGTTAGTTCTTCAACTACCCTGCAACTCATATTTTGGGCTCGTAATTCTGATTTTAATTCCAACAATTTCAGATTGGGGCATTTTCAGTATTGAAGGAGCTTGTTGTGCTACCAGGGTTAATTAAACCGCCCTAAATATCGGCCTAGAGGGTTAATTAAACGGTATTGAAAATACAAGAGTGCTAAATACCTGATGTTCCGTAGAGGTATAGAGTAGACATAGTGCAATAGTTCAGGGATCATCTAAACTTATTCATAAAAGGCATGGCTGAGCGATGACCGCAACACCAAGCTCGCCCAATCCCAATACCAATCCAGAAGGGGCTCAAAGCGCGCAAAGTTTTCTCACTACTCAATTCAACAGTGATCCAAACCGAAAGAAACATCTCATGCATCTAGGAGACAGCTGACCGATGCTTCCGAATTCGGAGATGCAGCTCTTCAGCCTCTTCGGCATGCTTGGGCGCTGTTTGTGTTTTCTGTTTCTGGTTCTGCCTCGGTAGTTTCTGGATTCTAGAGAAATAGTTTCTGAATTAACGCTTTTCGgagaagctaaaaaaattgttataaaAACCAATAATCCCCAAAATAGCTTTTCAGGTAAGCCAAAAGCCCAAAATCAGACCCTTAAGAACAACCAAATTGACAGGTTAGATCAATCAGGGGCGTTTTAAGATTAACACACATAGCATGAACAGAGAaatttatatataattttacCAGTGATAGATATCACAGCTAAACTGACAGATACAAACTTCGCAAGACATATCTTACATATAACCTTCACCTGACCACTATATCACATAACTTGGTTCGTAACTCACTCTCCAAAGAACACATCTACCACAAAACAAACAAATCACAACCACACCCCGTAGGCCCCGTACCTTATTTTTCCAACGATCGCCTAACCTGAAATCATACACAAGTCGTCTACTACCAGATTACCTAAACCAAACAACTAATTCCCACGCTAATTTAGTCCAACTCCTAAACCAAACACCATCCTAAAACCAAACCCTTAATCCACCAGTCTTACTCATAATTATCTACTCAACGAGGGGCAGCGTCGTAGAAGCAACATGAACCTAACCACCACCAAATCCAACCACCGGTTGCTCGTTCCCCAACCATTCCTCTGAAAAAATACCGGAATTGGTTGATAGGAACGGTTACCGGGAGATCTGATCCGGAGAAGCTTTCGATCGGATCCAATCGCCCATAAGGCGCAAACCAGCCATCGACCCATCtttgcatccatccatccatccatcagtAGGGAACCACATGAGACAAGGGAGACGAGAAGAGACGAAGCAGAAGGATGCTTCAGAGGAGAGGAACGCTAATCCGGCGTTGGCCCGCGGGGGCCGTCAGGCGAGCTCGCCGATGCGAAGGAGGCACCGCAGGCCGCGGGTGGCCTCGGTCTCCGCGCGCCGGAGGACGAACGCCGGAAAGGGGAGAGAGCTCGGCTCGGGCGCCGCGGCAGAGAACGCCGGGCCCGCGTAGCCGGCCGCCATGATCTTCGTCGGCACCACAGTGGGCTCCTGCGGTCCGATCCGGCTAGTGGAGCAGAGCACGCGCTGGTCCACCGCCGCGGCTTGCGCCACAGGCACCGCTAAGACGGGCGCCGGCGCCGCAAGGGCGGGAGCATGCGGCTCCTCGCCGCGCTTGAGGATCCGAACCTCCTCCATAACAAGCCGCTGCTTGGGCTTCTCCTTCGTCGGAGATTGCTGCTTGCGGACAGCCGGCCTCGCTGGCGGCGATCGGCGGCTTGTGGCCGCCGCCTTAACAGGCGGTGAGGCTACCGCCGCGGTTTTAGGTGGCGGTGACGTCGCGCCCGCCGGCTTGGGGCTCCGTCGGCGTCGAGGCTTCGACGGAGACGTCGAGAACGCCTCCAGATGCATCTGGTTGTTCAACGCGTCGTGGGATCTGAGCACCACCGTGGCCATTGCCGCAGAAGCACAACAAGACCAGAGGCTTTGACAATGAAACTTCcgaggggaggaagagaagaggaggcGGTGAGGTTACCGCAGCGAGGCTAACCCtagcgagagagagaggatagggGAGGGGAGAATAATGCGAGGCGAATGGGTTGCGATGAGGCCGCTTATATGGACTGAGGGAGGGATGCGTGCGTGGCCAGAATTCCATCTAAAAAAtcgaatttattttttttttcttttgctgggTCGGGTGGTGGTGGTCTGGTGGAGATCTTTATTCTCCGTGGCCGCGACGCACGCCGTCGGATGCAGGCACGGGCGGCTGCGGATGCCGTGTCGCCTGGGCGGTGGGCCGCGGGCTGCACCGCCCGCCTTCGTTGAGCGGGGCGGGGCCCTCAcgcgctcggctcggctcgtgaCTCAACGGTGACCCACATGGGCGGTTCGATTATTGGTGAGGTAGACCCGTCACCCGTGCCCTCAATATTGCTTCAAATCTCATGCCTTGCCATCGCTCGGGATAAATTTGACACATCGTAATTTGTGTCTCAATTTGTCAAAGGAAAATCAGATAGTCATACACGTTGGTACCAATCTATCTATAAAAAAGAAACCATGCTCTGTGGCAACGTATGGTACCTAGAATATATTCTCTCGATTTCCTATATGCGtagttcaaataaaaaaaaattggtggcGGCATTGTAGTTCTTTGGGAACAATCGGGGCAAAGTTTCCTTGACTCGGGCATAAAGAAtaggagaaagcaacaatagaagaaaaataacaggaggaggaggagagagagaatgggGTGGTTGCCGTGGGAGCCGCGGAAGTGGTGGGCGTGGTGGGCCAACCGACAGCTGTGGTGCCGTTCCAGCGGCCTGCAAGGCGGTTTCCCCGCAAGGGCCAGCCGGTGCGTCCTCATTTATTAATCCCATCTACCATACGCCATTAATTAATGCTCTAGTAATCGCACCACACTTATACAAATACCACCGCGctttcaccaccaatacaaagTGATTAGTGAAAATGAAATTCTCTTTTTGAAAGATGTCTGATTAGAAAATAAATGTCAATATCCTGACCTCTTTGAGCTTTATGGGGACTCAGATACCCTGCGGAGAACTGCTGCAATGATAAGAGCTGGATCTTGATTTTCAAGAGAATTCTAAACCAGCTAGAGCCTAACGGGTTGCAGTTGCTCCATGACCAATTACAAATAATATAACTCAGTGAGGGGAAGATGAAATGCTATGGACTTTGGATAATTCTGGGGATTTTATCACCAGTTCTCTATATAAATTTCTTATTTTTGGTGGGGTAGTAAGCTACCActtaaaaaaagttttttatGGCAAACCGTCAACAACAAATTGTAATATGCAATTACTCTCAAGAAAAGAGGCTGGAAGGGCAGTGAGAAATATGGTCTTTGTGGTAACTTAGAAACTACTGATCATATTTTATTTAGGTGTTACATAGTCCATTTGCATGGTACTATTTAGCCGAATGTTTTGGCTGATTCCTGCCTTACCGATTGACATTATGTTTTCTGAGATTTTCTACTTGCAGAAGTGGAATGCTCTCTTTAAAACCGATGAAAATGTGATCATGCAGGCTATGCCATTAAAAATGTTACATTTGATCAAATATTTTGACATGAGCTCAGCATATGTGTATGATGTAATGGAACTTTAGGCTTCTTAGCTTCGTACTGATCGTGTGGTTATTTGCTGATTAGCTTAGGGGTGATATAATATTTTGTAAGCCGTTGATCAAAGCTTTGTGGTTTTAGTTTGATCTGTAAGCTGGAGTTCCCAGCGGTAATTTATTTCCTCTTTGTTTTAGTTCTGATTATCTATCAgtggcttttttttctttcaatacAAACCGAGTAATctcttttcttaaaaaaaaaggtaataCCACTAATCTCCTTCTCCATGATTGATGCTCGGCATCTCTAAGTGTGGCTCACGTAAAATAACATATAATCGCCTTTGCCGTGTGGACTGGCACTGCTACGGTCGAGAATCATGTGGTATTATCCCAAAACAAAGGTGTAGTTTGGATTCGTAATCTCCCTACCTTCTACGGCCCTTTCGATTAGTACCACATAAATTAACCCCTCTTTAGCATTGTCATTATGCGCTGGTGGACGCAGCACACAGAATACTGAGGAGGGAGAAGACACGGCACCTAATAGTACCTTTCCTCGCATCCCGCTGCCAAACTTTGCACTGTGGTGGGCCCATAATTCCACACGGGCCCACCTGTCATAAGGTGTTGCGGAGTCAGAGGTAGCGAGGAGGGGTGTCGGTTTCATGATTAAAGCGAGTAAAGAAAGGCCGGGACACGTAAGGCTGTGGgggcagagagagaaaggagagctGATGCCGACATGGGAGcgtccgccccccccccccctcacgcactgcatgcaccaccaccacttGCTTTCTTCGGCGTGGACCAACGAGTCAGACGTGTGCGGAATGGGATACGGGTACAACTTGTGCACACAGCGCATGCGCCGCTGGAGGAACGGGCGCGCCGACCCGGAGCCGGGGATGCACGGCGAGACGACGGTCACCtcacgctgccgccgccgcgcggcGAGCTGCTGGTGCGCGTGGCCAAGGGCGGGGGCGCGCTCTCTAGGCCTTGCAGACGCTGCGAAGCGGAACCGGAGGATGGCGCTGATGCCGCAGCCGCGACACGATGCTCAGCAAGCAGCTGTTTTTAGCAGCCATGAACCCACGACGATGGTGATTACCAGTAGTTCAGGACAGATTCGTACAGAACGCTAAAGCTATAGTAACTCCAcggtaaaattagaaaaagaatCATGGCAGGCTTGAATCAGTTTCCAGCTACGACCAGGATGACTTATCCTATTCTAACCACAGTAAATAAACTCCACTCTTAAACACATCCTGTTCCGGTACAAGCCTGCGTTGGATTTGCAGCTACAACCTGTTCCGGTACATCCCCCTCTGACCTTTTTTTGTCCCTTTCAAGTTTACTTTAGTTGGAGAACAGGTCTAATGAGATAgagttatttatatttttttttaataatttattttttgtttagttGAATAGATAAGATGAttagttttctatttggttgatggGATGAGAGTGGATAAGGTAAATCAGTTTTCTGTTTAATTGGTAAAATTAGGTGGATAATATGAGctacaaaagtaagtttttttgagaattttaattaaatattgactcatattttttaatcaaatcaATTAATATGAATTAGTAGTGATATCTATTGCtcataaaataaaatcaatttaaaatttataagctatttttatattttaaaataaaatcgaaatataaataaaaaatcacctaCGCACACACAAACGAGCGCACGCACGAGGAGCAAACCTGTATGAGCTCATCTGACCGATTTCGACGGATCAGCTCATCCAGTATCTTGAGCGAATATGCTCGCATCCTAGCCATCCCATCCGCTCCGTCCGGCTAACAAACACCATAGTTTCCTGAATGACCCCGTCGGAACGGCTCCATCCGTCCATCCAAACAGACGCCTATATTCttcaagtggtcggagacttGGAATGCATGGCACCCGTGGCGACGAGGACGGCACCGAAATGCAATGGCCTCCTAGGCGGAACATCgaccctccctccctccccgcaGTCCGGGACCTCGACGGACACCGCGTAGGCGCGTACCCTGTGCTGCCGTCCTTCCCAGCGACAGCCACGCCAACCACGCCGTCGCGGCGGCCGCTGCTCGTGGGAGGCAAGTAAGTGGAGGGAGTGGAGGTGGAGCTCGACAAGGAGGCAAGGAGACAAACAATCGGGGGAAGGGATCTGATTGGAGCCAATCAGCCTGAACTGGTCCGACAGCCTCTCGCCATGGACAGGATGTAACagatggaggaggaagatgggAGTTCTACTGGAAGGGGGTAGAAGTAGAGGTAGACCGGTATCAATCCTGAGCGTAGACCGGTACCAAATTTACCAGAGGTTAATATTGATCCAAATCTAAGAAATGAGTATCTTGAGTATGCAATAGCAATGTGCGtacaaataataaaaaaaatggatgCCGCGGACTATTGAAATCAGAGTGGCTGATTGCTGAATTATTTTGATTCAAGTATTACAAGCTTGTAGGCATGTTTTTATTCTAATGTTACATGTAGCCAAGCACCAGAGTTTGCTGCGCTGACGAAATTTATTTATTCAAATTACACAAAACCAGATAAAACCTGAACACTCAAGCTGGAAGGACCCAAAAATCCCAGCCTAGCGTACAAGGAATAGTCGCTAATAGCTTGACCTGAATTCTTAGACCTCTATCTAGTTGACATCATGGAAGGAATCGATGATGGCATCGGCAAGATAATCGCACTTGGCCAGGGATAGACCAGCTAACGAAATTCTCCCATCCTTGGTCATGTAAATATGCCATTTATCTGTCATGTTATCGCTCTGCAAGCACAAtgaatgaaattatgttgcaGTATGTGAAGCCATTGCAAGGTCTTTCCAGACACATTTTAGTCTGGAATCAGTAATTGGTACATTTTAGTATGCCATCTGCAGCAGTGGAAGTCGTGTTACCTGTGCTTTGTTCAAGCCAGTGTAGGAGAACATGCCTATCTGCCTCAGAATGAAAGACCAGTCCTTGCCACTCTTATCCTTCGCAGACAAACTATAATAGAGCTTCTGCCTTACATTCTTGATTCGCCCTGCCATTTCCTCCATCTCCTGCTTCCATTCACCAAACATAGTTGGATCACCAACAACATTGGCAACTATCCTAGCACCATGAATAGGGGGGTTTGAGTACATGGGCCGTGCCAATCGTTTCAGCTGGCTCTTTACCCTGCGAGGAAGCGATGTGGAATGCCAGACAAAAATAAGTTTCCAATGGCATAATAGGAACGTAGTTGCCCACAGATTCTTGCGTATAAAGCAATTactgaaaaataaattattaattgTTACTCCATCCATTTCTTTTTACAGGGAGTATTAGGATTTAAGAAAGCCTTTCAAACtatactttgaccattaatctcttataatatattatcaattgctacaaaaccgatatcttattaaaagattgtgaaatacaaatctattgatACATCTTTTGTACACAAAACATGTGCATAATTTCactaattgttggtcaaaattTACGAATTTTTTAAATCCTAATACGCTCTGTATtttgaaacggagggagtatcatTATTCATTAACAACAAAGGACAAGTAGTGATAAATGGAGTGCCTGGAAAGCTTGCCTAAGCATTTGCTGCAACTGAATGAAATGGAAAAATATTGTTTAGGCAGGCAATCAGTAAGAACGAAAGATTACCTATCCGCTACTTCTGGTGCTGAGCAGACAACATTTATTGCCCCAATCCTTTCTGCATATAGACCAAGGTTCTTGCTGTAAGACTGTGCAACAAACACTTCCATTCCACGCTTAACAAAAAGCCTGACAGAAAATGCATCTTCATCAAGGCTTCCACTGGCAAAACCCTACATAGAAAGCTTAGCAGTTCAGTAAGAGACAAAATGTGATAAACAAAAACTAAGTGCTAAACAGTTCACCTGGTATGCAACATCAAAGAAAGGCATATGTTTTTTCTCTTGAATGACATCTGCAATTTTCTCCCACTGCTCAGGAGTTGGGTCTATTCCAGTTGGGTTGTGAGCACAACCATGTAGCAGAACAAAAGATCCTTCTGGAGCAGCCTATTGTGCAAAGAGTAAACACATAAATAATACCATTAAAAAAATCGATCCACAACACACTTTTCATTTCCAGAGAGAATGTCTTATGATGAAATGCAGCCTAATTGAATAAAAGTTGACACTCAACAGAGTTCATCAAATGGAAGATAGCAAGTGAAAATGACAACATGAATATAAATCGAAGGAAATTCAGTTACCTCTATGTCAGCTATCATTCCCTCAAAATCCAACCCAACTGTCTTGGGATCATAATACCTGTACTCTGACCAAGGtaccctagcatcattgaagatgtTCTTATGGTTCCCTGTTAACACATAGATTGGATGAAATTACAAGCTCGCCAATGACACACTCCTCAACCAAAAAAATTAGGAGTTCAAGACTCATGAGCTGAACATATTAAGTCATGAAGAATAGTTGCGGCATATGTACCCCAGGTGGGAGATGATATAAGTACTTTGGCTTCAGGGAAGTATCTTTGTATAAATGCAGCAGCAAGGCGTAGTGACCCAGTGCCCGAGAGAGACTGAAGAGTAGCAACCTACAGTAGGGGCTATATATTAAATAGAGCTAActaaaataagaaaagaaaataccATTCTATATCAGCATTTCAGAAAATCCTGCATTCACAATATCAACGGCAATGTCAGCATAGTGCATAGTAAGTACATACCAGGCCTTGCTTGATGACAGGGTTATCAGCTCCAAACAATAATTCTGCAGTTGCTTTGTTAAATGCAGCAAGTCCTTCAATAGGAAGATACTGCACCATAAACCATAGCTTCAGATTCACTTTCAGATATAAAAGCAATATATAACTCAGGAAAAGCGaataatcatgatctaataactTCAATTGCAAAATTCCACCATACCTCTTTGTTGTCCCCCTTCTCCAACATAAGATTTTCAGCCTATAACATGTAAAATAGCACATGAAAACAGGAACCTCAATTACTAAGAAAATGTTTCTGCTTTATAGGCTTACCTTCTTGACAACATTGAGGACATAGGGCTGCAACTCTTCTGTTCTATAGGCACCAACACCAAGATTGAGCTTCAGGTCATTTTTATCTGCTTTAAATGCCTCCGAAACCCCAAGAATTGGGTCCGGAGGGGCCATTGGCACTCCTTCAAAACGAGAAACATCAACTGCAAGTGCCATTATGACACGTCCAAAATTCTACATTCAAAACAACAAAGGAGCAATCAGAGTTCAAAGCACAAGCCATATCAAGAAATATCAAATGTTGACAAAGGGATTAAAATACAGTttacatcatatatatatatatttttttaaatcatCCACGGTGGAACAGGAAATGCTTGCATAACCAGCTACCCTGTCAAATACGATGTGGTTTAACTTCAAAAGGAGAAATTCTAGCTTGTTGCTGTCATTACACTAAAATGTAACTAAAATTTAATCATATAACAATTCCTGTAAGAGGCCTACAGCTGGGGTTAGTAACCCATTTTCTTTACTACAAAATGAAGGTCCTCACAGAGCCTAATGACAACTCCACATTTGGGGACGCAAAGGCGGTTTGTTTGATCTCATGTGAGCTCGTGGTATTTCTACAAGGAAAAACAATTCGAGCAAGCTATTAGCATAAGTAGTCGCACATTTGCACTATCGGAAACCAACAGATGATCCTATAGAATGCTGATAGATCAACAGTTAGCAATTGCTGCAAGACTGCGCTGTGCATGCCAAGCATATACAAAGCGTAAGCATAACATCGTAAACATCTGCACTCTATTGTCCTATAAGCCCTAGAAGCTTATGATAATTGACAACATATAACTGGAAATCACACATATATGCCTGAATATTTCAAAAGCCAGAAGCAGTCCCAATTCCTGAAATGCTCATCAAGGAAGCAACCCATACTGAATCGCATTTGATACCTGACAATACCCACAGCCATCTCATACTACAAAACCCATGCAATTCACCAAATCAACTGCGGGATCTAAATAAGCAAGATTATCCATTCAAAAAACGCAACAGGATATCACCTTCCTCGTGATCCCCACGCGGCAGCCATTCCTCCCCTGACTCTTTCCTCCTCCGAGAACCTGCACACAccaataaaccaccacaaatcgttcAGACTTCAAACCCCGGTCCGAGAAACCAGCAAATGGGCGGGGGAGCTGATGATTGGGGACGACGCGGGCCGTGCCTTGgaccgggcggcggcggcggaggacgcTGACGAGGAGACGGCGAAGGCGGTGGAAGCCATCTCCGGAGAGGAAGCAGCAGATCAGAGGCGTGGGCTGCCTACCGCTACTGTGCTGAGGAGATCAGGAGATGATGCTCGTCGCTCGCGTTTGTGAGATCAAGCGGAAGGGAGGAGTCGAGTGGGTGGATGGCGATGGCCTCGGTGTCTCCGTCACGAACTGGGAGTTGGGCTGATTTCGCGTGTCTGTTTTTGCTTTTCCGAACCCTAGAAATTTTGGAATCGGTGGGAGCTGGGACCGGATGGTTCAGCCACTGGTTTTTGACCCCAAATGAAACCACTCGTCGAGG
This genomic interval carries:
- the LOC133921012 gene encoding aspartate aminotransferase, chloroplastic-like; translation: MASTAFAVSSSASSAAAARSKVLGGGKSQGRNGCRVGITRKNFGRVIMALAVDVSRFEGVPMAPPDPILGVSEAFKADKNDLKLNLGVGAYRTEELQPYVLNVVKKAENLMLEKGDNKEYLPIEGLAAFNKATAELLFGADNPVIKQGLVATLQSLSGTGSLRLAAAFIQRYFPEAKVLISSPTWGNHKNIFNDARVPWSEYRYYDPKTVGLDFEGMIADIEAAPEGSFVLLHGCAHNPTGIDPTPEQWEKIADVIQEKKHMPFFDVAYQGFASGSLDEDAFSVRLFVKRGMEVFVAQSYSKNLGLYAERIGAINVVCSAPEVADRVKSQLKRLARPMYSNPPIHGARIVANVVGDPTMFGEWKQEMEEMAGRIKNVRQKLYYSLSAKDKSGKDWSFILRQIGMFSYTGLNKAQSDNMTDKWHIYMTKDGRISLAGLSLAKCDYLADAIIDSFHDVN